In Oryza brachyantha chromosome 2, ObraRS2, whole genome shotgun sequence, a single window of DNA contains:
- the LOC102712050 gene encoding RPM1-interacting protein 4-like, whose product MSQQHGVPAFGNWSMAGDTPYTQKFENLRRSKKTGVYSNPNETTMAPIPEPPPPPPLRSPLHPSSQPDAGLGQRQRHQQPHERKVSAEADHPRPAGSPLHREMVAPRRHANPLLQPQHHSGHGGSPRSPYREAAAAAAGAASPRHRYRSAGMKTPDRKGSSSSEGRAPLTPGRSRLKQGGRVSEPASDEATVPPFGDWDGANAESGEKYTGIFNRVRRDKLAPSSFVKQEQQPPSSCSSRQERKVQVQQACSCCIL is encoded by the exons ATGTCG cagcagcatggagTTCCAGCGTTCGGGAACTGGTCGATGGCCGGCGACACCCCCTACACGCAGAAGTTCGAGAACCTGCGGAGGAGCAAGAAGACCGGCGTCTACTCCAACCCGAACGagacgacgatggcgccgaTCCCtgagcctcctcctcctcctcctctccggtCGCCGCTGCATCCATCCTCTCAACCTGACGCCGGCCTGGGCCAGAGGCAGAGGCACCAGCAGCCACACGAGAGGAAGGTCTCTGCTGAGGCCGATCACCCCCGGCCTGCCGGGTCGCCTCTCCACCGTGAAATGGTGGCGCCGAGGCGCCATGCGAATCCACTGCTGCAACCGCAACACCATAGTGGCCATGGTGGCTCACCAAGAAGCCCTTACAgagaagctgctgctgctgctgctggtgctgcgTCTCCAAGGCACAGGTACAGGTCAGCTGGGATGAAGACTCCTGACAGGAAGGGTTCGTCGTCGTCCGAGGGCCGTGCCCCACTGACTCCAGGAAGGAGCAGGCTGAAGCAAGGAGGCAGAGTCTCTGAACCT GCTTCAGATGAGGCGACTGTGCCGCCATTTGGTGATTGGGATGGCGCGAATGCGGAATCGGGAGAGAAGTACACCGGCATTTTTAACAGGGTGAGGCGTGATAAGCTGGCGCCGAGCTCTTTTGTCAAGCAAGAGCAACAACCTCCGTCTTCTTGCAGCAGTAGACAGGAACGTAAAGTGCAAGTGCAACAG GCCTGCTCATGCTGCATACTGTGA
- the LOC102711772 gene encoding F-box/kelch-repeat protein At1g67480: MLTLFGTRDSFAQSRAHLCAGMQLKPPTRAKFSQGFMPLGECDPYCALIPGLPEDLAKICLALVPRSHFPVMGSVSKRWMSFLESKEFIAVRKEVGKLEEWVYVLTTDVGSKGSHWEVLGCSGQKHSPLPPMPGPTKAGFGVVVLDGKLFVIAGYAADHGKECVSDDVYRYDSCLNRWVELSKMNVARCDFACAEVNGMIYVAGGFGSNGESLSSVEVYDPEQNKWMLIESLRRPRWGCFACSFEGKLYVMGGRSSFTIGNSRFVDVYNPNNHAWGEVKNGCVMVTAHAVLGKRLFCIEWKNQRSLAVFNPADNSWQKVPLPLTGSSSTRFCFGIHDGKLLLFSLDEEPGYKTLMYDPAAPTGSEWCTSELKPSGLCLCSVTIRA, translated from the exons ATGCTTACCCTTTTTGGCACAAGAGATTCATTTGCTCAGTCACGGGCACACCTCTGTGCTGGCATGCAGCTCAAGCCTCCAACAAGGGCAAAGTTTTCCCAAGGGTTTATGCCCTTAGGGGAATGCGACCCATACTGCGCTCTAATACCTGGCTTACCTGAAGATCTGGCAAAGATTTGTCTTGCCCTTGTTCCTCGGAGCCATTTCCCTGTTATGGGTTCAGTGTCCAAGAGGTGGATGTCGTTCCTTGAGAGTAAGGAATTCATTGCTGTAAGGAAGGAGGTCGGGAAACTTGAGGAGTGGGTGTATGTCCTGACTACTGATGTTGGATCAAAGGGGTCTCATTGGGAAGTGTTGGGGTGTTCAGGTCAAAAGCACAGCCCTCTTCCACCCATGCCTGGGCCAACTAAAGCTGGTTTTGGTGTGGTGGTTCTTGATGGAAAGCTTTTTGTTATTGCTGGCTATGCTGCTGATCATGGGAAGGAGTGTGTTTCTGATGACGTTTACAGATATGATTCTTGCCTAAACAG GTGGGTCGAGCTTTCTAAGATGAATGTGGCTCGCTGCGACTTTGCCTGTGCAGAGGTCAATGGTATGATATATGTTGCTGGTGGATTTGGTTCCAATGGTGAGAGTTTATCTAGTGTTGAAGTTTATGACCCAGAACAGAATAAGTGGATGTTAATTGAGAGCCTTCGCCGTCCAAGGTGGGGTTGCTTCGCATGCAGCTTTGAAGGCAAATTGTATGTCATGGGTGGTCGTTCGAGCTTCACAATTGGCAACTCGCGTTTTGTTGATGTGTACAATCCTAATAACCATGCCTGGGGTGAGGTGAAGAATGGCTGTGTAATGGTCACAGCCCATGCTGTTCTTGGCAAAAGGCTCTTCTGCATCGAGTGGAAGAACCAGAGGTCACTGGCAGTCTTCAACCCAGCTGATAATTCTTGGCAGAAAGTCCCATTGCCACTTACAGGTAGTTCTAGTACTCGTTTTTGTTTCGGCATACATGATGGGAAGCTGTTGTTGTTCTCTCTGGACGAAGAGCCTGGCTATAAGACACTGATGTATGATCCTGCGGCACCAACGGGATCAGAATGGTGCACATCTGAGCTCAAGCCATCAGGACTATGTCTGTGCAGTGTGACCATCAGAGCGTGA
- the LOC102717962 gene encoding acyl-[acyl-carrier-protein] desaturase 3, chloroplastic-like — MSLTGCLPPPCSAVRAALPSSPPPCSTAAARRADGGASPVVAMASTAKVGSPRAGGANKRFAPRREVAAQVTHTLPPEKKEVFESLEPWAADSVLPFLRPVEESWQPQDHLPDPCSGSFHDEVRELRERAAELPDDYLVCLVGDMVTEEALPTYQTMLNTLDGGVRDETGAGASSWAVWTRAWAAEENRHGDLMNKYLYLTGRVDMRQIEKTIHYLIGSGMDPRTENDPYMGYIYTTFQERATFISHGNTARHAKRHGDVALARICGTVAADEKRHEAAYARIVAKLFEVDPDYTVRAFAAMMRKTVAMPAHLMHDGRDDRLFHHFSAVAQRLGVYTAADYAAILEFLVARWDVAGLASGLSGEGRRAQDFVCSLGPRFRRLEERAQAAAKRAPAAAPFSWIHGRQVQL, encoded by the exons atgTCTCTCACGGGATGCCTCCCTCCACCCTGCAGCGCGGTCCGTGCTGCCCTgccatcatcgcctccgccatgctcgacggcggcggcgaggagagccGACGGAGGAGCCTCTCCGGTGGTGGCCATGGCGTCCACGGCAAA AGTTGGAAGTCCCAGAGCGGGAGGAGCCAACAAGCGGTTCGCCCCTCGGCgcgaggtggcggcgcaggTGACCCACACGCTACcgccggagaagaaggagGTCTTCGAGTCGCTGGAGCCGTGGGCGGCGGACAGCGTGCTCCCGTTCCTCCGGCCGGTGGAGGAGTCGTGGCAGCCGCAGGACCACCTGCCGGACCCGTGCTCGGGGTCGTTCCACGACGAGGTGCGGGAGCTgagggagcgcgcggcggagctCCCCGACGACTACCTCGTCTGCCTCGTCGGCGACATGGTCACCGAGGAGGCGCTGCCGACGTACCAGACGATGCTCAACACCCTGGACGGCGGGGTGCGCGACGagaccggcgccggcgccagcagCTGGGCGGTCTGGACCAGGGCCTGGGCCGCCGAGGAGAACCGCCACGGCGACCTGATGAACAAGTACCTCTACCTCACTGGAAGGGTTGACATGAGGCAGATCGAGAAGACTATACACTACCTCATTGGCTCTGGCATG GATCCAAGAACGGAGAACGACCCGTACATGGGGTACATCTACACGACGTTCCAGGAGCGCGCCACCTTCATCTCCCACGGCAACACGGCGCGCCACGCCAAGCGCCACGGCGACGTCGCCCTCGCCAGGATCTGcggcaccgtcgccgccgacgagaagCGCCACGAGGCCGCCTACGCCCGCATCGTCGCCAAGCTCTTCGAGGTGGACCCGGACTACACCGTCCGGGCCTTCGCCGCCATGATGCGGAAGACGGTCGCCATGCCGGCGCACCTCATGCACGACGGCCGCGACGACCGCCTCTTCCACCACTTCAGCGCCGTGGCGCAGCGCCTCGGGGTGTACACCGCCGCCGACTACGCCGCCATCCTCGAGTTCCTGGTCGCCAGGTGGGACGTCGCCGGCCTCGCCTCCGGCCTGTCCGGCGAAGGGCGGCGCGCGCAGGACTTCGTCTGCAGCCTCGGCCCCAGGTTTAGGAGGCTGGAGGAGagggcgcaggcggcggcgaagcgagCGCCGGCTGCTGCTCCGTTCAGCTGGATCCATGGCCGTCAGGTGCAGCTCTGA